From Anaerolineae bacterium, one genomic window encodes:
- a CDS encoding GNAT family N-acetyltransferase, with product MTERQEIETIRDLGDGLVLRRGRREDTEALVKLYGQVFCNRETREPNPYMAAWTRDMLTRPHPTIRPQDFTVVQRTEDGEIVSALVLISQTWAYEDVEFGVGRPEAVATLPEYRRRGLVRAQFDVVHRWSAQRGELVQGVTGIPNFYRQFGYEMTMDLGGWRSGAAGNVPGLKEGQEEPFTVRPASEDDLSFIAETYAYGQRRSLVSCVRDEEVWRLELNGRSENSSERRLLRIVQTVEGEPVGFLAHGPRLGGNNLYVVAYELKPGISWLAVTPSVLRYIKRAGEEMARADEKQAFHTFSLGLGGEHPAYKVAGAQLPAEGAPYAWYLRVPDLPRFLMHIRPVLERRLAESIAPRHTGELKLSFYRGGLKLTFSEGRLERVEPWQPSSEEWGDAGFPGLTFLHLVFGYRTLEELRHVYPDCGAQRDEARVLLEALFPKKPSAVWPLS from the coding sequence GACGGGCTCGTGCTTCGCAGGGGAAGACGCGAGGACACCGAGGCTCTGGTCAAGCTCTACGGCCAGGTGTTCTGCAACCGGGAGACGCGAGAGCCCAACCCGTACATGGCAGCCTGGACGCGGGACATGCTCACCCGTCCCCATCCCACCATCCGGCCGCAAGACTTCACCGTGGTCCAACGAACGGAGGACGGGGAGATCGTGTCTGCCCTGGTCCTTATCTCCCAGACCTGGGCCTACGAGGACGTCGAGTTCGGCGTGGGCCGGCCCGAGGCGGTGGCCACCCTCCCGGAGTATCGTAGGCGAGGGCTGGTGCGGGCCCAATTCGACGTGGTCCACCGGTGGAGCGCCCAGCGTGGCGAGCTGGTGCAGGGCGTCACCGGCATCCCCAACTTCTACCGCCAGTTCGGCTACGAGATGACGATGGACCTGGGTGGCTGGCGTAGCGGGGCGGCGGGCAACGTGCCCGGCCTCAAGGAGGGGCAGGAGGAGCCTTTCACCGTCCGGCCTGCCAGCGAGGACGACCTGTCCTTCATCGCCGAGACCTACGCTTACGGGCAGCGGCGCTCTCTGGTATCGTGCGTCCGGGACGAGGAGGTGTGGCGGCTGGAGCTGAATGGGCGGAGCGAGAACAGCAGCGAGCGCCGTCTGCTCCGCATCGTGCAGACTGTCGAGGGGGAGCCGGTGGGCTTCTTGGCTCACGGGCCCCGTCTAGGGGGCAACAATCTCTACGTGGTCGCCTACGAGCTGAAGCCGGGCATCTCTTGGTTGGCCGTCACCCCGTCGGTGCTGCGATACATCAAGCGTGCCGGGGAGGAGATGGCGCGGGCCGACGAGAAGCAGGCCTTCCACACCTTCTCCCTCGGTCTGGGGGGAGAGCACCCCGCCTACAAGGTGGCCGGGGCCCAACTGCCGGCAGAGGGCGCACCCTACGCCTGGTACCTGCGTGTGCCCGACCTGCCTCGGTTCCTGATGCACATCAGGCCGGTCCTGGAGCGGCGGCTGGCTGAATCCATCGCTCCCCGGCACACGGGCGAACTGAAGCTCAGCTTCTATCGGGGCGGGCTCAAGCTCACCTTCAGCGAAGGGCGGCTGGAGCGGGTGGAGCCCTGGCAGCCCAGTAGCGAGGAGTGGGGCGATGCCGGCTTCCCGGGGCTCACCTTCCTGCACCTGGTGTTTGGCTACCGAACGCTAGAGGAGCTCAGGCACGTATACCCCGACTGCGGGGCCCAGCGCGACGAGGCCAGGGTGCTGCTGGAGGCGCTCTTCCCCAAGAAGCCCTCGGCGGTGTGGCCGCTGTCGTAG